The following are from one region of the Polyangium spumosum genome:
- a CDS encoding tape measure protein produces MTVSEKLVLREDVARPAAKAAASVERLAGALGELGAVEVDAQAAAKIERTAKAAAAAQDRATEAAKRAAAVREGATKTEAKAREAAERVANATREAEDKAAATAKKAAALREEATKASEKAEEAAARAARLRETGITSEKADREAARAAAKAARLRASADRAEEAAREGSAAAARAQSSAERHAQRLGEKAARQRIAAERAEATAKKRAATAERAQSNANKAKSKAEEASAKRVAKAKKDADKAAAREAKKLPPGMSKTEKRLLDSIHKFNPAQERREAMLEKQLRKMREGARVGVDEPSKEGAGGGWETLKQGAKAAALAEIASRVASAGARAALDLGSAALDAAAFREDATRALGVLLKSKSAADNALRIATQTADFIGQGRRETLGQFVDLLGKGFDTTQVDRIVRSIADLGTVNPSANVDGIVRAMGKIKAQGYLQGDELAMLTEAGLAADKVYGKLAERLGKSLEEVKRMQGAGKLGAADTIEAILAAINELSGGRAAGLAARAKSLEDITGLLGRLRAIPGNLLMDLDVTPGMRAFKSFVGGVLDSLDPSGPRWGRITGALGRVINSAFGGLFNEQDPGKFIDRVVAKMEQAEPIISAVVSGFRTGFGGVLGVFEKLDSLSAGPFGELAKVLGIEDVPWIELVAKGVGLIAGVAGVALGVVGILAGKWASFVGSIYAGVLATYGAIVTFLEWVGDSFSGEGLAEAGASAGTAIVDGLVGSIRAGALAVAAAVKAMAGGAISTAKRTLGIASPSRVFEGIGWNMAGGAEVGITGGAGRVVRAAEAMAFAATRAANDNIVTPSKAAGVGGSGIASSSGARAGRGGVYSGERVTIHVEKIEIVIQGSATERDGEAVARGLWAELQRLAEEAA; encoded by the coding sequence ATGACGGTCTCGGAAAAGCTCGTTCTGCGCGAAGATGTGGCGCGTCCCGCGGCGAAGGCGGCGGCGAGCGTGGAGCGGCTTGCGGGCGCGCTCGGCGAGCTCGGGGCCGTCGAGGTGGACGCGCAAGCGGCCGCAAAGATAGAGCGAACGGCGAAGGCCGCGGCGGCGGCGCAGGATCGCGCAACGGAGGCGGCGAAGCGGGCGGCGGCGGTTCGAGAGGGGGCGACAAAAACCGAGGCGAAGGCGCGCGAGGCAGCCGAACGCGTGGCGAATGCGACGCGGGAGGCCGAGGACAAGGCCGCGGCGACGGCGAAGAAAGCCGCGGCGCTGCGCGAGGAGGCAACGAAGGCCTCCGAAAAGGCGGAGGAAGCCGCGGCACGGGCGGCGCGGCTGCGGGAGACCGGGATCACGTCGGAGAAGGCAGACAGGGAAGCCGCGCGCGCGGCGGCCAAGGCGGCGCGCCTCCGGGCGAGCGCGGATCGGGCCGAGGAAGCGGCGCGAGAGGGCTCGGCGGCAGCGGCGCGGGCGCAGTCGTCCGCGGAGCGTCACGCGCAACGGCTCGGGGAGAAGGCCGCGAGGCAACGGATAGCGGCGGAGCGCGCGGAAGCGACGGCGAAGAAGCGCGCGGCTACCGCGGAGCGCGCGCAAAGCAACGCGAACAAGGCGAAAAGCAAGGCCGAGGAGGCCAGCGCGAAGCGCGTGGCCAAGGCCAAGAAAGACGCCGACAAGGCGGCAGCGCGGGAGGCCAAGAAGCTACCTCCGGGGATGAGCAAGACGGAGAAGCGCCTGCTGGATTCGATACACAAGTTCAATCCGGCGCAGGAACGGCGTGAGGCCATGCTGGAAAAGCAACTGCGCAAGATGCGGGAGGGGGCGCGCGTCGGCGTTGATGAGCCTTCCAAGGAGGGGGCCGGCGGCGGATGGGAGACGCTCAAGCAAGGCGCAAAGGCTGCGGCGCTCGCGGAAATCGCCTCGCGGGTCGCCTCGGCTGGGGCGCGCGCGGCGCTCGATTTGGGCTCGGCGGCTCTCGACGCGGCAGCATTTCGGGAGGATGCCACGCGGGCGCTCGGGGTCCTGTTGAAAAGCAAGAGCGCGGCGGACAATGCTCTGCGCATCGCCACGCAAACGGCTGATTTCATCGGGCAGGGGCGACGGGAAACGCTGGGTCAATTCGTGGATCTGCTCGGGAAGGGCTTCGATACCACGCAGGTCGATCGCATCGTCCGATCGATTGCGGACCTCGGCACGGTCAACCCAAGCGCGAACGTGGATGGCATCGTCCGCGCGATGGGGAAGATCAAGGCCCAGGGGTATCTGCAAGGGGACGAGCTCGCCATGCTCACCGAGGCCGGGCTCGCGGCGGACAAGGTGTATGGAAAGCTCGCCGAAAGACTCGGGAAGAGCCTCGAAGAAGTAAAACGGATGCAAGGTGCTGGAAAGCTCGGGGCGGCGGATACCATCGAGGCGATCCTCGCGGCGATCAACGAGCTCTCCGGCGGACGGGCGGCGGGGCTCGCGGCGCGTGCAAAGTCGCTCGAAGATATCACGGGGCTTCTCGGGCGGCTCCGCGCGATCCCCGGGAACCTGCTCATGGACCTCGACGTGACCCCGGGAATGCGGGCCTTCAAGTCGTTCGTGGGGGGCGTGCTTGATAGCCTCGATCCCTCGGGGCCGCGCTGGGGGAGGATCACGGGCGCGCTCGGGCGCGTGATCAACTCGGCGTTCGGTGGGCTCTTCAACGAGCAGGATCCCGGGAAGTTCATCGATCGCGTGGTCGCGAAGATGGAGCAAGCCGAGCCCATCATTTCGGCGGTCGTCTCGGGGTTCCGAACGGGGTTCGGCGGAGTCCTCGGCGTTTTCGAGAAGCTCGATTCACTCAGCGCGGGCCCGTTCGGCGAGCTGGCGAAGGTGCTCGGGATCGAGGATGTGCCGTGGATCGAGCTCGTGGCCAAGGGCGTGGGGCTCATCGCGGGCGTGGCCGGCGTGGCGCTCGGGGTGGTCGGGATTCTCGCGGGGAAGTGGGCCTCGTTCGTCGGCTCGATTTATGCGGGGGTCCTCGCGACGTACGGCGCGATCGTGACGTTCCTCGAATGGGTAGGGGATTCGTTCTCCGGCGAGGGCCTCGCCGAGGCTGGTGCTTCTGCGGGTACGGCGATCGTGGATGGCCTGGTCGGGAGCATTCGCGCCGGTGCGCTCGCGGTAGCCGCTGCGGTCAAGGCCATGGCCGGCGGGGCCATCTCCACGGCGAAGCGCACGCTCGGGATCGCGAGTCCCTCGCGCGTCTTCGAGGGGATCGGCTGGAACATGGCCGGCGGCGCCGAGGTGGGCATCACCGGCGGCGCGGGGCGCGTGGTCCGCGCGGCGGAAGCTATGGCGTTTGCGGCGACGCGGGCGGCAAACGACAACATCGTAACCCCCTCGAAGGCGGCTGGCGTCGGCGGCTCCGGGATCGCCTCGAGCTCGGGCGCGCGGGCCGGGCGCGGGGGCGTGTACAGCGGCGAGCGCGTGACGATCCATGTCGAGAAAATCGAAATCGTGATCCAGGGCAGCGCAACGGAGCGCGACGGGGAAGCCGTCGCCCGTGGGCTCTGGGCCGAGCTCCAACGTCTCGCCGAGGAGGCTGCCTGA
- a CDS encoding phage tail protein has translation MADEFRELQRGNIPDGGQWTDAEWLRGPNAQAFLALLGETKDATLEELRAAIKARWPGLGPPDALRLQGQGFDVERFEGETDEAYLARLEKAWETHQRAGTARAIEESLRAFGLPDVLVIEDWQGRFAEGAWYSRFWVVLGPDFGKLGLEPLRMPFLLGYPTLGSSATVAQVRAIKRQILKWKDAHGYPVHVILRFRDAPILGLGLELGFKLGGSEGSGAAFWPIGAANMLGEMTMPFRLGGGYDIDGGGNGL, from the coding sequence ATGGCCGACGAGTTTCGAGAGCTACAGCGCGGCAACATTCCGGACGGGGGGCAATGGACCGACGCGGAATGGCTCCGCGGCCCGAACGCGCAAGCCTTCCTCGCTTTGCTCGGCGAGACGAAGGACGCCACGCTGGAGGAGCTGCGCGCCGCGATCAAGGCGCGCTGGCCTGGACTGGGGCCGCCCGATGCGCTGCGCTTGCAGGGGCAGGGCTTCGACGTCGAACGCTTCGAAGGGGAGACGGACGAAGCGTACCTCGCACGCCTGGAAAAGGCCTGGGAGACGCATCAAAGGGCGGGGACCGCGAGGGCCATCGAGGAAAGCCTGCGGGCCTTCGGGCTCCCGGATGTCCTGGTGATCGAGGATTGGCAAGGGCGCTTCGCTGAGGGGGCCTGGTATTCGCGTTTCTGGGTCGTCCTCGGCCCGGATTTCGGGAAGCTCGGGCTCGAGCCGCTGCGAATGCCCTTCCTGCTGGGGTATCCAACGCTCGGTAGCTCGGCGACCGTGGCACAAGTGCGGGCCATCAAGCGGCAAATCCTCAAGTGGAAGGACGCGCATGGCTACCCCGTCCACGTGATCCTTCGTTTCCGGGACGCTCCGATCCTCGGCCTCGGGCTCGAGCTCGGCTTCAAGCTCGGCGGGTCCGAAGGGAGCGGGGCGGCGTTCTGGCCGATCGGCGCGGCGAACATGCTC
- a CDS encoding baseplate J/gp47 family protein, with protein sequence MGAPSLAALLRARRKDVIFEDLLDKAHGLGLRARGWDSKRIGRVLLEIEAQTVEAWEAARIAITRGGYLGDDENGPFGAWLDLVALGWFQELRREAIPTEGRMVLTEFADDSLHVIQPGELAAVFGPELAEPLRYVNVDGGTLPKGGSLTLTFRAEAPGARYNVPPSTISFLNTPLQGVRISNPADPATGTWITRAGADEESDPSLRAKCRDKWGSLGAGGNLAAVRYRIRKAAELFGLSVSRFRVRDDNPNGPGSVDVYLANPAGPASAAEVKAVRSYLAGLKAVGTGPLRCFAATLLEVPIVAGLRNPTNPHAVAEAIGRLVALQSDYPLGEVLYRARLIEELVDVASGTVDVRLVSPARDVLPKATDAIVFVPQLTLL encoded by the coding sequence ATGGGTGCTCCGTCGCTCGCGGCGCTGCTTCGCGCTCGCCGAAAGGATGTCATCTTCGAGGACCTCCTCGACAAGGCCCACGGTCTCGGGCTACGCGCGCGCGGCTGGGACTCGAAGCGGATCGGGCGCGTGCTCCTCGAAATCGAGGCGCAAACGGTCGAGGCGTGGGAGGCGGCGAGGATCGCAATCACGCGCGGCGGATACCTCGGCGACGACGAAAACGGGCCGTTCGGCGCGTGGCTCGACCTCGTCGCGCTCGGCTGGTTTCAAGAGCTGCGGCGCGAGGCTATCCCGACCGAGGGGCGGATGGTCCTCACGGAATTCGCCGACGACTCGCTGCACGTCATCCAACCGGGCGAGCTCGCGGCGGTCTTCGGGCCCGAGCTCGCCGAACCTCTCCGGTACGTGAACGTTGACGGCGGGACGCTGCCAAAGGGCGGAAGCCTGACGCTCACCTTTCGGGCCGAGGCGCCCGGCGCGCGGTACAACGTTCCTCCGTCGACCATTTCGTTTCTGAATACGCCGCTCCAAGGGGTCCGCATCTCGAATCCCGCCGATCCCGCGACGGGGACATGGATCACGCGGGCCGGCGCGGACGAAGAGAGCGATCCGAGCCTCCGCGCGAAGTGCCGGGACAAGTGGGGCTCCCTCGGCGCAGGTGGAAACCTCGCGGCCGTCCGCTATCGCATCCGCAAGGCGGCCGAGCTCTTCGGGCTCTCCGTCTCGCGGTTCCGGGTTCGTGACGATAACCCGAACGGGCCCGGGAGCGTGGACGTCTACCTCGCCAATCCGGCCGGGCCGGCGTCGGCGGCCGAGGTGAAGGCCGTTCGCAGCTACCTCGCGGGCCTGAAGGCCGTGGGGACGGGGCCGCTGCGGTGTTTCGCGGCAACGCTGCTCGAGGTGCCGATCGTCGCGGGACTGCGAAACCCGACGAATCCGCACGCGGTGGCGGAAGCGATCGGGCGGCTCGTCGCCCTGCAATCGGATTACCCTCTCGGCGAGGTCCTCTACCGCGCGCGGCTCATCGAAGAGCTCGTCGACGTCGCCAGCGGGACGGTGGATGTCCGGCTCGTGTCGCCTGCGCGGGACGTGCTTCCGAAGGCGACGGACGCGATCGTCTTCGTCCCTCAACTCACCTTGCTTTGA